AGCTTCTAAGGGAAGGGCAGAacaagaaaagaggggaaaggaagggtttGGGGTTCAGGAGATAGAAGAATATAGCACAGCAAAGTGGAGCCAAGTCCATTTTTATTACCAGCTTGTCTGGGGATGTtgattttttcttcattaaatcCTTTAAGGCTGACAAACTTCTTAAAGTCCTGAGAGGCCTGTGGGTTCTCATCTGGATATGGACCTGCAGAGAGAGGGCAGAATGAATAACTGTTCATTTTGATTCAAGCCTTCTCTGGTCCTGGTTTCTATTATAAGTCACCTCCTACAGTGAAAGTCCTTGGGTTTTACTCCTTTGGTCAGTTAAATTGCCAGCACAAAGAGATGAGAGAACTAAGTGTGGGTGACCAGGTCAACACTCTTATCTTCTCTCAGCAAATGCCTTTCTACCCCACATTAAGGACTCCCCAAACCAATGTCTCTTAAAAAAAAGCCATCTATATCTCCCAAACATGCACTAAAACAAAATATCCCTAATGCCTTCAAAACTCCAGAAGTACAacggaagaaagagggaaagtatGAAGACACACTGTCTTCTCCCTCCTGCTGCTTTGTTCAAAGCAGAATTCTGCCTTTACAAACTCATTGAAGAGTACTTCAGTAAGTATTGGCAGTCTGGGAATGTGATTGGTAAGCAATGCCTCACTTGTCATCAAACCTCCAGATAGCAATAATTTTGAGAGAATTCATGGAATCCATTGGGCTTTGGTTTGAACCAAGATGCATCCTCTCAGTGTACTTCTAGAGATGCCAAATCTGGGAAAGGTTGAAGACCAGGAGGAATCCAGGTGAGTAGTTTCTAACAACTGCTACACATTTTAATACTCCTATTGGAGGGACTCACAGAATCCCATGTTACTTACCCACAAGTTCAGCAACTCTTATTTGTATGCCATGTATCTCGCCTACACAAAAGAGAATCCAATGATCCCTGACAGATGTCTCTTCTATGAGTACCTGGCGTTCACCTTCATCTGTGGAGATGGTAAGGAGATATCCTTTAGCATCCCTAATCCTCTGGGAAAATCTACTGGGAAGAGACTACAGCAGGCTTTAGGATCTCTCTCTGTTGGGAAGGACCCCATACCTGGTGGGCAGAAGCATccaagaatcatgaaaaagagttgGGTGGCCCCATGACCAGGACAACATCCCCTTGGATCTGATATGGTATGTTTCTAATGCACTTATCATGTAATATTGCATATTAAAGAAGCCCAATACTTAAAGGTATAAGAGTTTCAAGGCACCTAAAAAAACAGTTTAACCcctaattttgcagataaggaaattgaggccaagaaagTAAATAATTTGTCACAGTTTAGTGGGATATGTATGCTGTAGTGAACAGAGAAATAAGCTTGGAGTTTCTTGGTCCTGAGTtgaagtctcacctctgacatacgCTGGCAAGGTtatcatgagcaagtcacttaaattctcaataCCCTCAATCAACTCTCAAAGAATATGAATTGCACAGCAGGTGCTGATCTGTCTTGATGAAAGAAATTTCCTTACTGTGAAGTAAGTTCCTGataccagtgaaattataagtcAAAGTGACAAAGAAAGCAAGAATAAAGGAGGGCCTGCATTTTTGCCTTTGGCAAGAACCCCATTGAACTTGAATTTTGTCTCCTCCCTCAATGACAAACACAATGCTCTAAACACTGGagttggttaataaatgtttgttgaatgagggCAGCACCAGCATGATGTCAGTACCCTGGCTCTAGGAAATGATTCACACTCAATCTTCCCTAATATATAAAgggaaaaattcattttaaaaaatagtgatgCAGATGGCTTATTTTTTACATATGTTCCTTCTCTACAGACTCTAATCCCAAGAACCCAAGCAACTAACTACTGCAGTGGCACATCTTTGCatgtcttcctcttccccccaagaAACTATGAGGAGAGTCATCATATTAATGTATTAAAGAACCGTATTGTGCCACACATTTTTCTAGATGGCTTAGGAATCCCAAGAACAGTATTTGAGAAACATTTTTGCCCATTAAAGTATCTAATGGTGGCAGAGAAGTTAAAGAAGTGTTCTCGTGATTTCCCAAAGCAAATCATAAGAGTAGCTACCTAAGCAGCCTTTGCTACCCCAACCCCTCACATCCTGATATTTAGTCAGTCACATCTGCAAACAAACCAATCTATTCATCAACTCTATCCAAGCCATAGAAAAAGCATGCAAATTCACTTGATAGTGTCAAGAAAACCCAGCCTTTTGTCTCTAAGACTAAAGGAAAGTCTCAAGTCCAACCATTTGATTGAGCCTGAGAGACCACCTATTTGGAGGCCAGGGATTCCTTTAACATGGTATGTTTGATTCACTTACCTACAGAAAATAGACCAAGCTGGTTTGTTTTCTCTAATTTCATTGTAAACTCTTCACAAATTCCAGTATTGCTGTAAAACACAAAACATGTGAATGGTTTTGCTAGAaacaagaggaagagagattTATATGTCATCAAACTCAGGAAACATGATTTGATTCCTTCACTCTTCGTGCAATTCTCAACGTGGCAAGCAGAGGGGAATGTCCAGAAGCAGATTAGCATTACAGCCTGAGATATGATTACTCTCACTCGTATAAAAGAACCTTGTAACTGAGCAGCCATCTTTTGGATATTGAACATTCTCTGGGTCAGTCTATAGAGCTGGAGATCACAGAACAACACAATCTCTAAGAAATCCAAACCCAAGTGACCCCAAAGGAAACAAAGGGAGATGCACAGTATGAATAGGCTGCAGTATATAACCTAAGATAACTTGTGTCCTGAATTACATGAAACAAAGGCATCCAAAGGGGAATAAGGAAAGTTCAGAGGAGGCATGAGGCTATGTGGGGCTAGCAGTTagtgaatcaaaaaaaaaaatagtgagtaCACTGTAAGTATTCCACCCACTTCTATGAAAGTAAGCCTAagcttcatatacatatatgtttgtacatgtgtatacTTACATTTAtacaggtatatatgtgtatgtatatactctaACTATAATCTAAACCTTACCCTTCTGAGCATCTAACTCTAacactatatatataaaattataaaacacgatatacatatatatatgtagggtTAGAACATATGCTATATactctatacatatatgttattgtGTGTGGTCAAATTAGATATGCAGAGGAAATTGAGTGGTCACTCAGTTCTAGTTGAGTTCTTAGCATAGGAGAGGTAAAGATGAAGCAGAATGATAGAACAATTCTGGGCAGTCTACTTACTTGACAATAAATTTGGCCTCCAGATTCCCATCACTAAGTTGGGTGACTGTCAAGGGTGACATGTCCTTAGGTATATCCCTTTCAAGAAGTTCATTGTCAGTCACAATTGCCTTTACAAAGTATAAACCCTAGAGGAAATTATGATATGTAGCTAGAACTTGAAGGAGGAAAAATGAGGGAATAATGGGATCCAACTCTTCACAAATATCTCCTAATCATCTACATCTTCATCCCCATCTCAGAACAGAATCCCAGCTCTGAGGCAAAAATCATGCATGACTTTGTTACCCAGGGACCACCGTGGATCTGGTGACAACATCCACAAAGTACAGTGTTATAGGAAGAAGTCAATAGGTTGAAGGGAACTAGCCTTGAGAACCCAAACCTATCGAGCTGGACCAACTTCGACATGCCCCAAATGAAAGCAAACATTTGGCACTGAACCCCCAAACTGAATCCCTGAAGAAAGGGATTTTGAATTCTTGGAGATCCAACTCCTCTCAAGAACATTACTTGATCTGAATGACCATTAGCAAGGATAAAATCAACTGAAGCATATCCCCATTTCCAGTTCATTCTGGACAGAGTAAATTAAAGCAAGAGAACGGTGAAATTTCTAACATAATCTATAGCACTAAAATTGTAGTACGTTGCGGGATGAGAAGGTTACCAGGTTACAGACCCAGGTTAAAAAGAGTCCAGTGGGGCCTGTATTTTCAAATGACAGCCTTTTGCTTACACACATCCCTCCTTCTAGTCTGCAAGATCTCCCAACGAAGTCTCACCCCAAATCGTTCTTCAAGAGGCGATGACTCCTGAGCTTGGAGGATAGAGAACAGGCTTAGTGTTATGGTGAGGAAAAGGACCTTCATCTTCACAGACTTTTTTAGGTCTTTATCTTCAGTCAATCACTCACTGAAGCTGGTTAGAAGGTGTGTGCACTTCTCCTaacatccctctctctctctttctttccctctctctctctctctatatatatatatatcctgaaATCAATGTGGCATTaaaagctgttttcttttttaacaccATTCCAGAAGTTCTTATCGTAGGGCAATAGGAGGTGGGGGGGAAAGGGAAATAGTATATTATGATTTTTGGAAACCctatacttttctttattttgaatgACTACTTGATAAAAATCCATACAAATAATCAATTAGACctaattttttttggagtttcTGCTTCCTCCACGAGATCTAAGACTTGATGCATTTATTGTTGGGAAGGAGGTGGTTATCAGTATAGGAAGTAGTTTAGAGATTCTTTGAGCAACAAAGAGAAAGTCAGCGGCTTCAATccaaccccaccccatcccaccctctcatttttgCTGGCACATTTTGTAAAGTTTTTCATGGGTATTGAAAACCTCCATCTAGTTCTATCTCCACGATGtggttaaacacacacacacacatacacacacgcacacacgcacacacacacgcacacatgcacacacatacacatgcacacacgatAAAGCAGAAAATCTAGGTTTGAATGTCAGTTCTCTTACTCATTACACCTTGAACAAGGTTCTCCTTCTCTAGAATAGAAAGGGTCTTAACTTTCACAATAGTCCTGTGAAGTCAACAAAATAGATATCATGATCCTTGTtcaatagataaggaaatggaggcacagaagGCTTAAATGACTGCCCTGGCATCTCAAAGAGTGAAAGAACTAGAGCCAAAGTCCAGGTCTCCTAGGCTTGGCTCCACCACCCTCACAAATATgtcatctaaaaataaaattgtcttcTTTCTTGGAACTCTTATAATTATCTGAGTTAGGGAGACATTGAATTAACAAGGTTGTTTGGACTGATAATATTGATCATATGAAAGCTGGAAGTTTAGCATTTGGGCTGAGTTTTGATGGTCAAACTGAAGTTTTCTGGGAAATTGAATCAcgtatgtttttcttttaaagttataCATCATTTAATTGCAGGTCATTCAGTAACAACTTCACTTATGTTTCCCTaagaaatcatatttttttcttgcaaaCATAACTCTTTGACTACTGATCAGTTACCTTATCTATTGATAATTTTTCTCTGACATTCCAAtcaattaaatgcctactatgtgacagccaCTGTGCTAGCCATTagtcttcccctctcctttttttttccctttccttccctttccttcccttccatccttccactccttctgtccacatagggtatcatacccttatcTGAGGGTCCTCTGCCCTAAAGACTATAATTTTGATGGCAGAAGTCTACAaggatatcttggggtttacaggctagagtTCTTCCTTAAAGACCCCCCATAAAACCAAATTCACTCTGGCTCACATTGATTGGTTAACAATAaatcccagcccaagccccatTTAATCATCATTATTTGGGCCCTTATGGCTCACAGTGAATGTAattagt
This region of Trichosurus vulpecula isolate mTriVul1 chromosome 3, mTriVul1.pri, whole genome shotgun sequence genomic DNA includes:
- the LOC118842309 gene encoding late lactation protein B-like, with the protein product MKVLFLTITLSLFSILQAQESSPLEERFGGLYFVKAIVTDNELLERDIPKDMSPLTVTQLSDGNLEAKFIVNNTGICEEFTMKLEKTNQLGLFSVDEGERQVLIEETSVRDHWILFCVGEIHGIQIRVAELVGPYPDENPQASQDFKKFVSLKGFNEEKINIPRQAEACTPEHV